A genomic region of Cannabis sativa cultivar Pink pepper isolate KNU-18-1 chromosome 1, ASM2916894v1, whole genome shotgun sequence contains the following coding sequences:
- the LOC115706224 gene encoding uncharacterized protein LOC115706224, which yields MFKQFIQKPTDQQENARKGSLTMADLKPRIAIHYGIPSTASILAFDSNQSLLAVGTLDGRIKVIGSDNIEGLLVSPKPLPFKNLEFLQNQGFLASISSENEIQVWDLENRGLASALQWGSNITAFSVIYGTSYMYIGSEHGDVTVLKYQADDRKIIQLPYYIPANVLSDEDGMPLPDQLPVVGVLHQPCSPGNRILIAYENGLIILWDASEDQIVFVRGSKNLNLKYKTVLNCVQGTKHMLHDNLNDNETEKEISSLCWASENGSVLAVGYVDGDIMLWDISSYVSSKDWQAEDPVDNVVKLQLASGNRRLPVIVLHWCATRSSNDRAGQLFVYGGDQIGSDEVLTILSLEWSQGIESLKCVSRVDLSLHGSFADMVLLRTAGVIDSNSNETLLLTLTNPGQLLVYDKASLFASTSQLKNTSVRPVPVKYTTVVPTTEPDMTVSKLSLVHGDGEFSQAFSRISAEKLSVEHLRKGSTEWPLTGGLPSQGFDAQTYQVERVYISGYQDGSVRLWDATYPSLQLIHSIQPQVKGMTNEIVSVTALDFCSSTLKLSVGDECGRVRLYDLIRIPFEKNLHFVTATGKEVHNFQQGDVPYCLAVFSILSSPICTLHFSNSGNLLFVGFNCGQVAMLDINTLSVLSLTDVSSETSSPLKVLDVRSLLDANSSVKSPKGSQSKIPSDSESGVLFTMTMNAHISVRDITTGNSVCSQPLQPIKNCTAISLHVIDGDLISEVGSGKHSSKSPESSKAIDELSQVGLKHSSRSGHFDRRLMNLLILLCCEDSLHLYSLNSMIEGDNDSIHKVDLVKPCCWTTTLKKDEKECGLVVLYQTGVIEIRSLPDLEVLGESSLMSILRWNYKTNMDKTMCSTDQGEIALVNGHELAFISVLSYENDLRIPDSLPCLYNKVLAASVDATLNFSPTQKQAVTPGILGGIMKGLKAEKVEHNADLSGLHKDIHAHLETLFSSPPFLKPSTALTDDQEIIQLNLDDIVIDEPLHVSSSSQKNKNETKDKETERDRLFHGGDSDIKPTVRTAEEIRAKYRKNEDASGAAAQARDKLVQRQEKLEKLGQHTEELKNGAEDFASMAKQLAKSMENRKWWQI from the exons ATGTTCAAGCAATTCATCCAAAAACCCACTGATCAACAAGAG AATGCACGTAAGGGAAGTTTAACAATGGCGGATTTGAAGCCGCGTATTGCTATACACTATGGGATTCCGTCCACAGCATCCATTCTAGCATTCGATTCCAATCAAAGCCTGTTAGCTGTTGGAACCCT AGATGGTAGGATAAAAGTGATTGGGAGTGATAATATTGAGGGTCTTCTTGTATCTCCTAAGCCATTGCCCTTTAAAAATCTTGag TTCTTACAAAATCAAGGTTTTCTAGCCAGTATTTCAAGCGAGAATGAAATTCAG GTTTGGGACTTGGAAAACAGGGGACTAGCTTCTGCTTTACAATGGGGATCCAATATAACTGCTTTCTCTGTAATTTATGGCACAAGTTACAT GTATATTGGAAGCGAACATGGGGATGTAACTGTTCTAAAGTATCAAGCTGATGACAGAAAAATTATTCAGCTTCCTTATTATATTCCGGCAAATGTCTTATCTG ATGAAGATGGCATGCCATTGCCTGATCAACTTCCAGTGGTTGGGGTACTCCATCAACCTTGTTCTCCTGGAAACAG AATTCTAATTGCATATGAGAATGGATTGATCATTCTCTGGGATGCTTCTGAAGATCAAATTGTTTTCGTCAGAGGCTCTAAAAACCTCAATTTAAAGTATAAAACAGTGCTAAATTGTGTACAAGGAACAAAACATATGCTTCATGATAATTTGAATGATAATGAAACTGAGAAAGAGATCAGCTCTCTTTGTTGGGCATCTGAAAATGGGTCAGTACTTGCTGTTGGCTATGTAGATGGAGATATAATGTTGTGGGACATATCAAGTTATGTTTCCTCAAAAGATTGGCAGGCTGAAGACCCAGTCGATAATGTTGTAAAGCTGCAATTGGCATCAGGAAACAGAAGACTCCCTGTGATTGTTCTACATTGGTGTGCAACAAGATCATCTAATGATCGAGCAGGACAGCTTTTTGTCTATGGTGGAGATCAAATTGGATCCGATGAAGTTCTGACA ATTTTAAGCCTTGAATGGTCTCAGGGAATAGAAAGTCTAAAATGTGTTAGCCGCGTAGACCTTTCACTTCATGGTTCTTTTGCTGATATGGTCTTGTTACGAACTGCCGGTGTAATAGACAGCAACAGCAACGAGACTTTGTTACTTACCTTGACAAATCCTGGACAGTTGCTTGTTTATGATAAGGCTTCCCTGTTTGCCTCAACGTCCCAGCTAAAGAATACATCTGTCAGACCAGTACCAGTAAAGTATACTACAGTCGTTCCTACTACTGAACCAGATATGACAGTTTCAAAGCTCAGTTTGGTGCATGGAGATGGAGAGTTTTCACAAGCTTTCTCTAGG ATATCAGCTGAAAAGCTAAGTGTGGAACATTTACGTAAAGGAAGTACAGAGTGGCCTTTGACTGGTGGGCTTCCCAGTCAAGGTTTTGATGCCCAAACTTATCAGGTTGAGAGAGTGTATATTTCAGGGTACCAAGATGGATCTGTTCGACTTTGGGATGCCACATATCCTTCTCTGCAACTTATTCATTCTATACAACCTCAG GTGAAAGGTATGACTAATGAAATTGTATCAGTAACTGCATTGGACTTCTGCTCTTCTACACTCAAGTTATCTGTCGGTGATGAATGTGGCAGG GTTCGTCTCTATGACCTGATAAGAATTCCTTTTGAGAAGAATTTGCATTTTGTGACAGCAACTGGAAAAGAAG TtcataatttccaacaaggggATGTGCCTTATTGCCTAGCAGTGTTTTCTATCCTCTCTTCTCCTATATGCACCCTACATTTTTCTAATTCTGGAAACCTACTTTTTGTTGGGTTCAACTGTGGGCAG GTCGCAATGCTTGATATTAATACGTTATCTGTTTTAAGTCTAACTGATGTTTCATCCGAGACAAGTTCCCCTCTAAAAGTTTTGGATGTTAGATCATTATTAGATGCTAATAGCTCAGTCAAGAGTCCAAAGGGCTCTCAATCCAAAATTCCGAGTGATTCTGAATCAGGGGTTCTGTTCACTATGACAATGAATGCACATATTAGTGTAAGAGATATCACTACTGGAAATTCGGTTTGCTCTCAGCCTTTACAACCAATAAAGAATTGTACGGCAATTTCATTGCACGTCATAG ATGGTGATCTTATATCTGAAGTTGGCAGTGGAAAGCATTCATCGAAATCACCTGAAAGTAGTAAAGCTATAGATGAACTCTCACAAGTTGGATTGAAACACTCTTCTAGAAGTGGACATTTTGATCGGAGATTAATGAACCTACTTATTTTGCTGTGTTGTGAAGATTCCTTGCACTTGTACTCTCTGAattctatgattgag GGTGACAATGACTCTATTCACAAGGTGGATCTTGTGAAACCATGTTGCTGGACTACAACATTGAAGAAAGATGAGAAAGAATGTGGATTGGTTGTTCTTTATCAAACTGGAGTAATTGAAATAAG GTCTTTGCCAGATCTTGAAGTGTTGGGAGAAAGCTCCCTAATGTCTATTCTAAGATGGAACTACAAGACTAATATGGACAAGACAATGTGCTCTACTGATCAGGGGGAAATTGCACTG GTAAACGGGCATGAACTTGCTTTTATATCTGTTCTGAGCTATGAAAATGACCTCAG GATACCAGATTCTTTGCCCTGTCTTTATAATAAAGTGCTTGCAGCTTCAGTAGATGCCACACTCAATTTCTCTCCAACTCAGAAACAG GCTGTTACCCCTGGAATTTTGGGTGGTATAATGAAGGGTTTAAAAGCAGAGAAAGTGGAACACAATGCTGATCTTAGTGGACTTCATAAAGATATTCATGCACATTTAGAGACCTTATTTTCAAGTCCTCCATTCTTAAAACCTTCGACAGCTCTGACAGATGACCAAGAAATCATACAACTCAATTTAG ACGACATTGTCATCGACGAACCTCTACACGTCTCATCTTCATCTCAGAAAAACAAGAATGAAACGAAAG ATAAAGAAACAGAGAGAGACAGATTGTTTCATGGTGGTGATAGTGATATAAAACCCACAGTCAGAACAGCAGAAGAGATAAGAGCTAAATATCGAAAGAATGAG GATGCCTCGGGAGCAGCTGCACAAGCAAGGGATAAGCTTGTACAGCGCCAGGAAAAGCTTGAg AAACTAGGCCAACACACGGAGGAGTTGAAAAATGGGGCAGAGGACTTTGCATCAATGGCTAAACAACTTGCGAAGTCGATGGAAAATCGTAAATGGTGGCAAATATAA